A stretch of Phragmites australis chromosome 12, lpPhrAust1.1, whole genome shotgun sequence DNA encodes these proteins:
- the LOC133887091 gene encoding uncharacterized protein LOC133887091 has product MATAKCVDVRRANGGSVLELDPSSDGDGRADIESGRGGGATSSLPPLAPAPRGQRLASLDVFRGITVALMIVVDDVGGLVPAISHSPWDGVTIADFVFPFFLFIVGVSLAFAYKRMPNKSLATNKAVIRAAKLFLLGLLLQGGFFHGIHDLTYGVDIRKIRLMGVLQRIAVAYLAVALCEIWLRGGAGDVGSGGYSLIRRYRHQLFVGLVLTVTYTALLYGMYVPDWEYEVTSPNSNLKHFLVKCGVRGDTGPGCNAVGMVDRRVLGIQHLYIHPVYLKTTQCSINSPRNGLLLSDAPTWCEAPFDPEGLLSSLMAIVTCLIGLQIGHVIVHFMEHDERIVQWLIPSLSLLVLGFSLDLFGLHMNKSLYSLSYTCVTTGAAGLFFAGIYLLVDVYGYKRSAFPMEWVGKHALMFFVLVACNIFPIFVQGFYWRESHSNLLKFIRIGG; this is encoded by the exons ATGGCAACGGCGAAGTGCGTCGACGTCCGTCGCGCCAACGGCGGTTCAGTGCTGGAGTTGGACCCCAGCAGTGATGGAGACGGGCGCGCCGACATCGAGTCCGGCCGCGGTGGCGGAGCGACGTCGAGCCTTCCGCCGCTGGCGCCGGCGCCTAGGGGACAGCGGCTCGCCTCGCTCGACGTCTTCAGGGGCATCACCGTCGCG CTGATGATCGTTGTGGACGATGTTGGTGGTCTTGTTCCTGCCATCAGCCACTCACCATGGGACGGCGTGACAATAGCGGATTTCGTgtttcctttcttcctcttcatcgtcgGAGTCTCCTTGGCCTTTGCATACAAG AGGATGCCAAACAAATCGTTGGCAACTAACAAGGCTGTTATCCGGGCTGCAAAGCTCTTCCTCCTAGGCCTTCTACTGCAAG GTGGCTTCTTCCACGGCATCCATGATCTTACCTACGGAGTCGATATTCGCAAAATAAGGTTGATGGGCGTACTTCAG AGGATTGCAGTAGCATACTTAGCGGTGGCACTTTGCGAAATCTGGCTGAGAGGTGGTGCCGGTGACGTTGGATCTGGTGGCTATTCGTTGATCAGAAGATACCGTCATCAGCT GTTTGTGGGTTTGGTTCTCACGGTCACCTACACGGCGCTTTTGTATGGCATGTACGTGCCAGACTGGGAGTATGAGGTCACGTCTCCGAACTCCAATTTGAAGCATTTTCtg GTGAAATGTGGGGTGAGGGGAGATACAGGGCCCGGCTGTAATGCCGTTGGCATGGTCGATCGACGTGTTCTTGGAATCCAACATCTCTACATACACCCAGTTTACCTGAAAACAACG CAATGCAGCATCAACTCCCCTCGAAACGGGCTGCTTCTGTCAGACGCTCCGACATGGTGTGAAGCTCCCTTTGATCCTGAAGGCCTCCTCAG ttccttgATGGCAATTGTGACCTGCTTGATCGGGCTCCAAATTGGGCACGTCATTGTGCACTTCATG GAGCACGACGAGAGAATAGTACAGTGGTTGATTCCATCTCTAAGCTTGCTAGTTCTTGGCTTCTCGCTCGACTTGTTTG GGCTGCACATGAACAAGTCGTTGTACAGTCTGAGCTACACCTGCGTCACCACGGGCGCCGCTGGCCTCTTCTTCGCAGGAATCTATTTGTTG GTGGACGTTTATGGTTACAAGAGGTCGGCTTTCCCTATGGAGTGGGTGGGAAAGCATGCGCTGATGTTTTTTGTTCTAGTGGCATGCAACATCTTCCCAATCTTTGTACAGGGGTTCTATTGGAGGGAATCACATAGCAACCTT